tttcaatttagttcaattttaattaaaaaaattaaaaaaattaaatcaaaccaattaatgataataatatattatttttaataatatagagattataaaatattaaaatattataattaaattttaaaaaatttattaataatttaaattcatcaaattaaatcgaattaaattaattctgatttaattttttattaaaattaatttaatttaatttttataaatattaaaattttaatttttaatttatttaatttaatttaattttaaattaaactgacTAAATATTTATCAGTAATTAacgataatttttcataaaattttattccatttaaaagaaaaaaaatattttataaaaaaattttaataaaacatcGATTTAACcgcatattaatttattaatttttattacaacATATCCACGTTCTATTTTATCAAATTCTTATTACCGCATcgtattttttgataaaaaaaattataactccCTTTGGTGCTTATTAGGCAAGCAtcactttttaaataaaaatttttaaaatataaaaatataacatgatctttaatttttctttttttaaaaaaatctttaaaatataaaatataaaaatatttaatttttcctttttttatgtGTTTCCCATTCCAAAGTCTAGTGGGGCCATGGGACTTTTGGTATGGGTGAGTGTAAGGGACATGAACAGTATAAGCGCTACTATTCAAATCATATCTCTCTCCAAATGCCAAATGGGATTCCTGTTTCTCTAACTTTACTATGATTTCAAATGACCAATTTTTCGGAGTGTCCCCTCAAGGGCCCTGCAAATTTTCTCACTTACCAAACAGTGCTTTTCTCTCTGACTTGCCCTTGACATGACAATAGCTTGAGGTTTTTGGGATATTTATACAAATTAGTTGTTCATATGTTTGAAAGAATAATTAGAATAACCAAATGACAGGTGTTGATATAAATATTAGGGTAATTTTACaatataatcaattaaatttaacaaaactCATAACTTAATTTCtgctattttaataataaatactttaatttttaaaattttattttattaataaaataataattttattaaaatttttaataatttaataatttataacaatttaattcttataatttaaatattttaataatataatctctttaatttgaattaattttatcaatttacaactgattaattttaaatttaataaaaatactattttattaacaaattaaaaattcaggTACTACATTGTAAATTATCCTAAATATTAAACAATTTAAGAAAGCTTTTGAAAAACCACTATTGAGAGGGAAAAGATGCAAGAAAAATATCCATCACTTTCATATGAAAGCGAAATGTGAATTACCAAAAGTAAACAGACaatattatttagaaaaatatattttttatatttaagatgtttaaaaaatttaattaaaaaaaatttttcataaaaaattattttaaaaatataatttttttagaaacgaatattatttttgatattttaatatctttattaataactttatataaaaatttgttaacaaattttatttttaaatcaaaattaaataataaaaaattattttattaaaaattattattattattgttatataaattattttacgtaaataaataaacagttattattattattattattaatggcGTTTAAAAAAAGGACCATCACACTGACACAACACATCTCTGTCTTGTAAGGTCAAGTTTCTCAAAAAGCTGAACCCTTTCCCCTTCCCTGCAAGCAAAAACCCAGAGTTTAAGAATTAAGCACAGACCCACCACCACCCTTCTGCCCACAGCTCACTCTCCCCGACCTCCTCCATGCCTTATCGCCGCCATAGCTCTCCGTCTCTTCTCCTCAACCTACCATTACTAATCTTACTCTTATCCGTTGTCGttttccttctcttcttctatgcaatttcttcttcctcctcttctcaTGCTAAACTTCGACCCGCTACTGTCAAGAAAAGTTGGGACTCTCTCAACGTCTTTCTTATCCTCTTTGCGGTCCTCTGTGGGATCTTTGCCAGAAAAAATGATGATGATCATTCTGCTCCCGCCGATGATACTCACAACTTCAATCGGAACGTTTTACGTGGGAAAGAGGAACGTCGCACTGTTTCTAATAATTGGTTTGATCAGTTCACGGTTGCAACACCGGCTACCGGTGGTATCCGGAGGCTAAAGAGGAGTAGTAGCTCCTATCCAGATCTGAGGAACGAGTATTTTTGGGAATCTGGCGATGATCGCTCTCggttctttgatgattttgaaattagCAAGTATCGGTCGTCGTCATCATTGTCCGGATACGTTTATGATCGCAGGCAGCGAAGTGTATTTGAAGAATCTGTTGATGTTAAGGAAATTCCGGTTGATACTTGCGTGCTTCGTTCCTCACTGCAGTCACCGTCTCCACCGCTACCAAAGTCTCCTactccacctccacctcctccaccaccgcCCCCTCCTCCATCAGCGACGAGCAATCAGAAACAGAAGCGATTTTTTAAAACGGTTCAACGTAAAGAAAAGATAGAGAAACCGGGTGAAAATGAGTATGAATTCTCGAGAAAAGGAAATTCGCCACCAAagccacctcctccaccaccaccgccTCCGCGTCTTCCACCGCCTCCGCCAGTTAACAAGGCAACTCGATCAGAGCGTAAGCACTGGAGTAAAAAGACTAATGCCACTAAGGAGTTAAAGATGGCTTTGATTTCATTATACCATCAGAGTAAAAGAAAGAAGCAGCAAAAAACTAGGAGTTTATACGATGATACACTTCAATCTCCGCCTGAATTGCCATCCTTTCTCGTACCTCCACCTTCGCCACCTCCGCCTCCtccgcctcctcctcctcctccaacaGTATTCCGTAGTTTGTTCAGAAAAGGAAGCAAAAATAAGAGAATTCATTCATTTTCTGCACCGccgccaccaccacctcctcctccaccaccacgcCAGTCATTCTCCACGTTACAGAGGTGGTCCAAACGTAAGGGTCAGATATCACATCCTACACCACCACCTCCCCCAGCTCCAGTAACACCTACACAAGCACCCTTCAGACGGCGAAATAATACTATCACAACAGGACGGCCACCATTGCCAACAAAAGCCAATAATTTCTACGACGAAAATGAGAATATTGTAGGGAAATCCACTCTCATCCCAATGCCTCCACCACCTCCACTTCCCCCCTTCAAAGTGCCAGGTTTTAAATTTATGATCAAAGGTGACTACGTTAAGATAAGGAGCGGTCAGAGCTCACGGTGCAGCTCACCGGAGTTTGAGGAGGTGGATAAGCGGTCAACGGAGACGGTCAATATGATGAAGAGCGAAGAAGCTAGAGGTGGATCCTTGTTCTGTCCCAGCCCAGATGTGAATGCCAAGGCTGATAGTTTCATTGCCAGACTAAGAGATGAATGGAGATTGGAGAAAATAAATTCCATGTAGTCTCGGAGAAATATGGGGCTTGGCCCAGAACTAAGCCCAATCTCTGGCCCATCAAAAGTATGAAACTTACTTGGAAATTTGCACTCCGCACACATTTCCTTCATTTGCATCCGCCTCTGATGCACATAGAAAAGTTTATAGTTTTCATGTACAAGCAATGCATGATTACGGCATACGACAATTTTATCATACAATTGCAGTATCTATAACGATTTTATGATAGCCATCGATCGTAGTGCAATCTATTTATATTTCACTATAATTGAATCGATAGGATGGTTATATGTAATCGTTATATATGAAACGGtcgtatataataatttttatgtataatttttatgtatatttagCGTGCATAAACAGGAGGGAGCACCGGTTAATTTTTGCAGCCACTTCTTGGAGCTCCCTTTATATAGAATGCGAgtgaattttttgttttttttaatttgtgtaATATCGTTTGGAATGTGTCAAAAGATTGAATTGATGTATGGGTATGCATAATGTTGATGGTGAATGGAGAAGGGCTTTggctgtgttttttttttaaaaatcacttcTTGTGGCCATGCTTATAAGTTTTAAAGGTAAGTTTAATAGACAGgaatgcaattttttttttattacagaAAAAATTTAGTTACATTGCAttctgttatatatatatatatatatatatatatatatatatatatatatatatatatatatatatatatatatttatttatttatttatttttaaatatatacatCGTGGAACTGTTTTTTCTTGGAAAAGATGTTttactctttaattttttttacaaaaattaaatttttatattatgaaaaaattaattaattaattttttattaaataatatattaaaatgtcttaacattttaaaaaatttactaattaatttttttttaattttagttattaagtactttattattaaattcatatagtttagaaaaactcattaattgtcctttaattttataaaaaaatttattaattaatctttctaTTTCAAGATCATTTTAAATTCTTTGGtatatttaatggttaaaattaatgaaacaattaattaataaatttcttaaaatttcaGTATTCTTTAAATAGAGGGACTAATGAGTGAATTTtgttcataatataaaaaatatataataattttttttataatccaATATAAAAATTCCTaattatttattccaataatttTCAACTGATATTGATATATTGTTTTTCAAAATAGTTTTACTTTTTATcagaaaacaataaaaaaaattaaataaacatgaAAAGCATGATAATAATCAAAGTCAAGGTTGTATATGGAATGATACATCCATTAAACTAATCCAATAATCTGCTTTACTGAatgcattttaattatattacgaCAAGATGATATTATAagttgatttatatatatatatatatatatatatatatatatatatatatatatatatatatattatattaattttactaaatatatatcgtatttatattaaaaataaaaataaaagtaattataGAAGGAAATATGAATGACAAGCAATGCCTTATTTTCCACCTTGATATTACAATTGTTTTTCCTTTATTCTTTGACTAGAATTGCAGTGTCTATTTCTCTTGAAGCTCTCCTTTTGGAGGTGTGGCAAATGCAGTTTTAAAGAGAACAATGGAAtcagaaattttataatatactaattaataatttgagATTCAGAACGATGTAGGGTTTTTATGTGTATGGAAAAGTTTAATATGAATGGattatattttccttttttattttctttttaattgtcATCCTGCTACAGTGTCTACTGATGGATCAACTTACGTAATGGGCTCTAATAGATTTCAAGTCTGTCTCTTTTTTCAAGTACGATCTCAGTATGAATGTCAAAAATTAAGCGATCATCACttatataaaataatctttCTAAGAAAAAAGGGACTGAAATTTCGCTTTCTTGTTTAAGGTTTCATTATAATTGTTAGATTTGAGAAGGAGAAAACTTTTAGCAACAGGGCTCCCTTGGTTGATCCTTTATAGCTGTATGGGCATTAAAATAACTAGTTATAGGATTTACTAGGATACATAATCTGAGCTTTTAGACTAGTTTTgggaatcatttgaaaattttcatattttttgagAGAACGTGATTTCGTACCAATAAGAAACTAGTGTAATTGATgttttcaattataaaaatagcataaaatttaaaatttgaattttttaattatttattttaaatatttatcttcATAAAGAGAGAAAGGCGACCTCTCATGCTATGCAAGGCATTGAAACTTTTTAAACCTGAATTCTAGTAATTGAGAGAAGCAAGAGCACTCATTTGCAATAATACTAGAAGCTGAAATAAATTTTAGGGCTTCGTGGCAACAAATTTTAAGCTTCAATAGAATATGGGATAACAACTGGATGTGTCTACGCCTTCTAACTTCAACTCAATTGGCATTCACAAtatcattataaatatttagtttACAACATATGGGCTGTGTTATATGATTAGAAGACAATAAAATACAGTCTTAAGAAAGGTTTTCTTACAAGTCTTTAGAATGTGttatcacttttttttttataatttttaatagaaaattagaGGTATAGAGACTAGcaaatgaatataataaattagttatattatttattagattaTAGGGAagctatttaatattatttatccgATTATATGGAAATTATCTAATGAAAAATCTCGATATTTAAATGCATGAATAAACTTAATTCAATACTGATATAAAAGAATAGAAAaaacttttgaatttcaaataaccAATGAGCTTTTATTTGTTTGGATTCTTTTTAGTATGCTTCAATTGGAatttgaatttgagattttttgATACTGAAAACGATTTCAGTACTAATGAGTTAAATCCTATTAATTCTATCAACTAAATGTTATAAGTAAATACATAAATACAAATGTGAAAAGCGAAAGAAAGTGAACTCACATGAAAAGCATATTCACTTTCAAAAacaagaataagaaaaaaaaaaaaaaaagcatttccACTATATGCAACATGTGAGatattttttgcttttttatattacataacattcgcCTAAAAAAAGttatgagctgtcaccataaaATAAGAGCAACGTGGCAAGAATCTGACAAGTGGAAAACGCAGTCTCACTATaggaaaaagaaattcaaaCACTCTGACACTCAAAATATCGTCAAGACTCGTCCACCTGAATAAGCCAAGTCTTGGTACAAAGTTACCATTATCAGGCATATTCTTATTTCGCCAGATATTGCAGGATTACCAACTTAATCGGCTGATAATGTCCATTATCGAGTAGTCGACAATATCACCATcgaattttaagaaaatattatgtTTATCTCCAttctcttacagtataaaatgaGAACGATTCCAGAAGCAAAAGTATGTTATTCTTAAACACATGAGCTATAATCAATTCGTTGCATTCTCTCCTTGTCacgatactgacttgagcgccGAAGTGACTGCTGTAAATACCCACCACCACCtcatattttctttcttgcaggtTCTAACCAATCATAGCATAGTCCCATTTCAGCCACATCATCAATTTAACCTCAGCAACATCATTTAGTTCCGCTATTGAGAAATCTATTGAATCCCCTTCATTCAATTGGATTACGACCGGTTTTCTATTCTTTCTCTCTCCTCTTTCTCTTAAAATGACAGGTAACCTTACTGCCATAACTAATGTTGCTACCAACGAGGGAGTCATAATTTCCTCTGTCCCAGACGTTCGAGAGAACACGCCCCCAATGGTTAATGAAGCAAACCTCAATAATCTGAATAATGAGTAGATACTTCAATATATCTAAAGATTGCAGGTTACTCTTGGACAGTATAAGCCCCAAGAAGAGGCGTCTAAGATGGACCCCGATAGAAGAGAAAGCTTTAGTAGACACCCCGAGGGCCCAAACGGAAGCGACCAAAGTACAACGCAAAGGTAAGTTTGAGTCTGAAGATGAATCCGATGAGGTTCCAAAAGGAGTGGATTGGAAGCTAGTACGGGCTGTAAAAAGATAtcaaaaggaaaaggaagaggACTTTAGTCTAGACGGGTTTCACCTCTTTCGGAAGAAATATTGGTGGAGACGTTCCCCGCTAAGTTCAAGTTGCTCAGTTTGGATAAGTATGACAGAACGACAGACACTCAAAGCCATCTAGCCATCTTTAAGACGCCCATATAACTTTAAGACGTAAATGATTTTATATTATGTCGAGTGTTccctgttagtgtatttgccctaggccattatcttgaacctttttgtatgtcattttcgttattaataaaagagatttttactatcattattatttgtttgtatgttacataataatgattaacatccctggttacttattattatgtttataataataaaatatagctagtatggttattgattgataatcatgagatgattatgcatatattgatataattcaataatcatagatacttgttagagaacaaagtattagatggacccgcactgagatcattacatgggttattgtcataagtgaattttaaagtagttatgtcttaatcttttgacttgagattgtcatagtttctaagataaggactattatgttttgacataaccaaacattgttttTAATcgaacaatcataaaggttatgattgggcataatagaaattatgtaaaggatattgaacaatcaagatagaatttatccctctctttgagagagatatcttctgagcccctcgataagtgaggctgagaaatgcatggccgtgctcaaatgaattgatagtatgatcaatatcatttgaatttatccgTCTACCTAGAGATCgaaaaatcataagtttgaatattataagtttgacattgaccatgacttatgttcaaactagatatcgtgtgacaaatggattaatatatattctattttatcggactatcgatcctcatattaattgggtagtcataatgtcttgctagaggccgcttatgatttatgaatCTTATGGAACTGGGcctattactaattaatatgagcctattgggtcacatacaaaagaatgttgttgatgtgttatattaatgggctaaaagcccattagtataattaataattataaagattttattattattaatattaattattattatgagataataatatttaaaaaatctgcagtctatctgtaactgttacagataaaatatTCTTCGATTTtccttattaaaataaactatcacGTAAGATATTAAAGtgtctgtgagattgtgatagtgggttatgcacACAACTCTTTTGCGAAAAGAAGTGCGAGAAAACTGAAAGACTTATAACTCCTGCTGCGAATTGTGGGGGAGACGGTTTTTAAGAATTCATTTTGAAGCTGTAGATTGAAACACATAGCATATCCAtcagagagagctagcactctagaaggataagagacgttcgtgtggataccatagcgggtgttcgttgaaaaaCAACACCTTGAGTTCGGaattgtatcttctcgtcgagtctaacaggttaatagcttatccttcctttcgaattaaacgaagcacacggATTTCGAGAaggaaatcaaatattttaatttttctgctgcgtgtttgggttgcagtaatctctgggtttcctaaCATTCCCATCAACACTCACGGGTTTGGCTCAAAAATGGTATCAACATCTAAATCCAAGTTTAATCCAAAACTTTACACAGTTTGTTATGATATTCAAATCTAGATTTATTACTTGCATACCTCAAAAAAAGATTTTCTAGGACCTGCAAAAGATTCGCTTGGAAGAGGGCGAGCCTTTAAGGAGTTCTATTGCTCGTTTCAATGCCGAAGCCATACAGGTAGAagagttaaatcatgagatagaaTGTAAGGTGTTGAAGAAAGGGACCCATAACGTCAAATTCATGGATTCCTTAATAAAAAACCTAGCGGTAACATACCAACAGCTGATAGACAAAGCCTATAAGTATATCAGATTAGATGATGAGAtccaaacattaaaaaaagactCAAAAGCGAGTCAAAAGCTAAATCAAAAGTCCAACAGGCGAGTTCCTGAAGGGGATCACAGGAGCTATCCTATCTACGAAAGAAGGACGAACAGGGTAAGTATAGGAATTACACCTTGCTAAATGACTAATGAACTTGTATCTTGATATGGATCAGGAAGAATGATAAAAAGATTAGATGGCCTCACAAGCTAAATCCCGAGAAGGCGGACAAATGGGATAGTACCAAATATTGTCGCTTTTATAAAGATCATGGTCACACAACGGAAAAATGTCGACAACTAAAGGACGACGTTGAAAAGCTCCTCCAAAAATTcataagaaaaggaaaagaagggCAAAAGTCCAAGCCTGAGAAAATAAACCTAGAGACGACTCCTGATTGAGACCTCGTGGGAGTCACACATGTGATAACAAAAGGACTCGATGAAGGATAGACAAGATTAGAGCCTGATCACTCGTAAAGCAAGGAGAATACTTGCCCGTAAGGGTCGTCCACCCAAAGTATCTATTCCAGTATTGTTTATATTTTGACAAGTAATTTAGCTTTATCCTTGTATATAAATGAAGGagattcttttaataataaagttaatAAAGTATTTTTACAAGATATGTTCTTAGGCAGTCCTTGCTAGACCACTTGGGCGCTAATCCCATGAATCAAGGCCATAAGATAAATTTTAGTTAGGCCGAGTAATAAGGCAATTTTTGCCAGAGCACTCGGGCATTGGTCCTAAGAATCAAGGCCATAAGGAAAATTTTAGTTAGGCTAGGTTACAAAGCATTTTTTGTGAGACCAttcgggcgttggtcccacgaattaaggccataaggcaaattTTAGTCAGGCTAGGTCACAAGATAATTTTCGCCATACCACTTGGGCGTTGATCCCACGAATTAAGGTCATAAGGCAAATTTTAGTCAGGTCAGATCACAAGGCAATTTTTGTCAGATCACTCGGGCGTTGATCTCACAAATCAAGGCTATAAGGCAAATTTTAGCCAGGCTAGATCACAAGGCAATTTTTGCCAGATCACTCGAGTATGGGTCTCACGAATTAAGACCACAAGATAAATTTTagccaggccaggtcacaagacaATTTTCGCCAAACCACTCGGGTGTGGGTCTCACGAATCAAGGCTACAAGGCAAATTTTAGTCAGGCCAGGTCACAACGCAATTTTCGCAAGACCACTGGGGCGTTGGTCCTACgaatcaaggccataaggtaAATTTTAGCCAGGCTAGGTCACGAGgtaatttttgccaaattactcgggcgttggtcccacgaatcaaggccataaggcaaattTTCTCCAAGATCGGTCACAAGGTGGTTTCCACCAGACCACTAGGCAATTGATCCCACAAAATGAGGCCATAAAGTAGTTTATGCCAAGTCACGATTTATAACCACAAGGCAAGCTCCTTATCTCATGGACTCAAGACAGGCTAGTGACTAAACGTCATAAATAAATGTTAGCCACATGAGTGAACCTTTTTTTCCATAGAAAAATTATATGCAGCAAATATGAACAACAGATAAAGGAAACATTctcattaaatataaaaagattaaaaaggGGCAGAGTCATCAGCCTCATTCGCTCGAGTCTCCGTTACATCAAAgttctaaatatttattataggaGAAACCTGGTCAAAGGGTACAACTTCATCACGCTCAAAGGGAGTATCTTCAGCATGCTTCCCACCACTCTCACCTTCTTCCTTAGGGAGGTTATCGTCTATCTAGGAGAAATTCTCAGAAGGGAAATATTTCATAAGCTCCTTCTTCACAGAATCCTGACCTTGAACAAACATCTCCCCACTTGGGCCACTGTCTCCTGAACTTCTGCTTCTAGCTCGGCTACCCTAGTGGAGGCTGCCCAGGCCCCCTCAGCTTGAGCCTGCAGCTCCAAAACCTGGAGTTGCAACAAGACCACTTGATCCTCAGCAGATTTAGCCCAATTCTCAAGGTCTAGCTTAGACGCAAGGGCTGCATCAAGGTCAACTTGAAGCTTGTCCATAGATTTTAGGGTCTCCTTTATTGTACTCTCAACCTCGGCACCCAGGTATTCAAGGTCAAACATTCTTCAGCCAAAAGCTCCCTGTGCATCTCATTTGTGCCAAATTCCATCACAAGGTACTAAAATGCTCCTTGACCACATAAGTGCAAAGGGCCCCCTTTAGTGCGAAATTAATAACATTTATAATTAGCTCGTCCGTCTTAATCTCATTTAAGTGATGATGATCCGCGGGCTATAAAGTACTCTTGATTAGCAGAAGACCCAGAGAAGGGTCATCAAGAAGAAAAGGTGTCCTATTTAGCGCTAAGGCCAGACGTTGAATGCTCGCGGGCCAAGAGGACTCGACCCCAACATCCATAAGAGTGGAAGAAGACGGAGCATCAATGGGAAGCGCAGGGGATGAGGCAGAAATAGAGGCGCTTGGGACCAAAGGCTCAGGGGGTGCCAATTCCTCGGCCAAAGGTTGGGAAAGAGGAGGAGGAAGTACAATCATGTCCCTTGAAGGGCAAGCATGCTTAGTAGGGGGGTTGGTAACCTTAGTAGCAACATCTTTGCTCTTTTGAACAGCACGTACCACCTCGGTGAACCTGCTTGACCCTACCATATCtgcaaataagagaaaaaaataagttaGATAGTCAGTTCAGAAAATAAAAAGGTTGAAAAGGGAAGTACTCTAATCCTAAGGAAGGGGTACACTTTCAGAAAGGCGGGGCGGGTGAGGAGCTCGGGCTGGCTTACCGACAGGTGGCTGTGCCAGGACAAGATGATGTTGCTCATCGCCTGAGTAATATCAATCTTCCTCAAGGCT
The genomic region above belongs to Manihot esculenta cultivar AM560-2 chromosome 3, M.esculenta_v8, whole genome shotgun sequence and contains:
- the LOC110610827 gene encoding pollen-specific leucine-rich repeat extensin-like protein 1, whose product is MPYRRHSSPSLLLNLPLLILLLSVVVFLLFFYAISSSSSSHAKLRPATVKKSWDSLNVFLILFAVLCGIFARKNDDDHSAPADDTHNFNRNVLRGKEERRTVSNNWFDQFTVATPATGGIRRLKRSSSSYPDLRNEYFWESGDDRSRFFDDFEISKYRSSSSLSGYVYDRRQRSVFEESVDVKEIPVDTCVLRSSLQSPSPPLPKSPTPPPPPPPPPPPPSATSNQKQKRFFKTVQRKEKIEKPGENEYEFSRKGNSPPKPPPPPPPPPRLPPPPPVNKATRSERKHWSKKTNATKELKMALISLYHQSKRKKQQKTRSLYDDTLQSPPELPSFLVPPPSPPPPPPPPPPPPTVFRSLFRKGSKNKRIHSFSAPPPPPPPPPPPRQSFSTLQRWSKRKGQISHPTPPPPPAPVTPTQAPFRRRNNTITTGRPPLPTKANNFYDENENIVGKSTLIPMPPPPPLPPFKVPGFKFMIKGDYVKIRSGQSSRCSSPEFEEVDKRSTETVNMMKSEEARGGSLFCPSPDVNAKADSFIARLRDEWRLEKINSM